The genomic region AATAGTTATTTGAACAAATGGCTTCGCAATCCCCTTCCATAACCTCTCCGCTAAGGTAGGTTTGGGAGGGATCAAGAAGCCATGAGACGACAGTCTCATTATCTATGACAAACTTCCATAGATTTATTATCTCGGCACTGTCACTATTTTTATAGGAGAAAAAGACCAGGATAATAGATTCTTGGAGAGAATTAGAAAAATTTTAAAACCCTTGTCGGAAACGAGAAGGTTGCAGGTCGAGGCAAAAGTTCCTTTTCTTGCAGATAGAAGTCGTCAGACCTTATCATCATTAATTAGTCTAAGAA from Thiovulum sp. ES harbors:
- a CDS encoding hypothetical protein (IMG reference gene:2508609500_SP); protein product: MERIRKILKPLSETRRLQVEAKVPFLADRSRQTLSSLISLR